The Apium graveolens cultivar Ventura chromosome 3, ASM990537v1, whole genome shotgun sequence sequence ctttcaccataagagcacacagcttcatcatctcctcatcagcatcagtctcaggcaagctttcagaatctgagtcatcatcactctcagaacttgatgattcagtatcagactttatgaaaagagctttacccttgtctttctttgaggaaggtgctttgggggattcctcttcagccttgagagcaactgtccttgactttcctcctttcctcttgcttctttgttctatctcaagttcatgagtcttgagcattccatagatttcatcaagagttatttcatcaagattgtagttgtctcttattgttgttgccttcaaatcccagcattcaggaagagctaacaggaattttaggttggtatcttcaagatcatactctttatcaaccaatgacaaatcattcaaaagtttgacaaatctatcatataaatcattcaatgactcattagattttgagtcaaaatgttcatattcttgagtgagtattgtcttcctgttcttcttaactgtttcagttccttgacaccttgtctccagtgcatcccatatctccttggcagtcttgcagttgattaccctgtttgacattacattatcaatggcactatgcagtaagtgtcgtaccttggcatccttagcaatagatgctatatcttcagcagtgtaatcactcttttcctttggtacagtctttgctgtttcacctgcaactacaacagcgagcttggtaggtttgtgaggcccttccttgattctatcaaggtattctggatctgttgcttccagaaacatggtcatccttaccttccatatgggatattcagatggtctcagtatgggaactctgatggtctcatatcgactcttaattaatgtctttgatgattcctcagttttggcaggcttagttagagtttctgtgtcagacatgattgtgtttggatctctaactgtatgtgtgttaacagcaggctctgataccacttgttaggtcacactatcactgtagagggggtgaatacagtgtttattacaatcaaatcgaacttcaagaacttaagtaacagaaaacaaactttattgaaacaataaactctgttacaatctggaactgttatctctcagtgatgaacaaaatatcacgaaagctgctagggttacagtaattaatattctcgataatgataacacttatagtgtaaaccctatgtctgtgtttatatattacacagttacaagataatcgctaattgatatggaatataattctgcttcctaatatatatcaatcagatatcttttattccaagtattccattctttatggaattccttcttcatgcatatctctttttatgtttatcttgatcttcttaactttaatcagctgttgtccttatctgatcgtccttcagcacttaagttctgatatctatctcctgatgcttatctcctgataacataagtactgatatcccttaagtcctgacgtccagtataagtactgatcagttaagtactgatttgtcctgttcaaataagatctgaaatctaaacatagaacatattagccatgacattatcaaatatatctaacaatatatatattaagatgtatatttttagggttacTTGTAACATTACCTTTTtgagaaaaaccctagcagctctacatctagagaggctagagagaaagagagagaagaagaggcaaccaaatcggctagtaccgaCTCCGGTGATCATTGGACGATCGgacattcgtgtggataccttggagagcagatcttcgcaAGGAGGGCTGTTGTGGTTCATCAAGATCATATCTTCCACTATAATCAGAAGGGAAGCTTTATTTAAGGTATATGATCctattctccataattatccaGTTATAATACATAGATCATACGGTAGAGATTCAAAAATTTTATTGTTCGTTACGTTTTATTGCTTGAATCCCTAACACTTCATTCCGCATCTGTAACATTCATTTTCAATggtctttttctttttctctttgtCCATATTTTTCTCCAACTTTTGGTTGGCATTAGACTTATCAAACTTAAAAAGGGGTGCTTTTGGACTTGAGAACCACGACCATATGCTCCATGTCCATGACCTCAACCACGCCTACCACCTCGACCACGCCCATAATTATATGTTGCCACATTCGCTTCAAAGAAAAGGATAGATCCAGTTGGGAGAGACTCATGATTCTTCATCAAAAGCTTATTAGTTTGTTCAGCAACAAGAAGACAATAAATTAAATCTGAATATTTTGTAAAACCATTTTCACGACATTGTTGCTGGAGGAGTACATTTGAGGCATGAAAAGTAGAGTAAGTTTTTTCTAACATATCCTCATCATTGATTTTTTCTCCGCATAATTTTAGTTGAGAAGTAATTTAAAAAAGTGCGGAATTATATTCACTGACAGTTTTAAAATCTTGCAGCCTCAAATATATCCAATCGTGGTGAGCTTTTGTAAGAGTCATAGTATTTTGGTGATCATATCTATCTTTTAAATTTTTCCATAATTTAAGTGGATCTTTCACGGTAAGATATTCAGTTTTAAGTCCTTCATAGAGATGGCGGCGAAGAAAAATCATAGCTTTTGCGCGATTTGACTCAGATTCTTGATTTTCCCCTTTTTATTGTATTTCCAAGACCTTGTGCGGCCAAGTGGATTTTAATATCCAATATCCATGATAAATAATTCTTCCTGGTGATATCAAGGGCCTCAAATTCAAGTTTGGTAAAATTTGACATTTTCTAAGCTATTAAAATGTTAGTAGAGcatattaaatcaaataaaaatattctcaTTGAAAACAAACCTTTAAATAGTAAACGTAATCATAAAAGCATATAAACATCTTATGCATTAGAATCAGGTGCAGGAAAAAAAAATATGGCCATGAGTGTTAATTCATGCCAATGAATCGTTGGAAGAGAGCTATTTAAAAAAATGAGAAAAAATTCATGGCCATGAGTTTATATTCATACCCGTGAATTTCTGTTGTATCTCAAGTTTTGTAAGATTCGACATTTCTTATAATACTATAATACACATaatataattaatcaattataaaaaGCACATATGCATAAGAAATGTCGTACATAAGTAatataataatcaaataatacACATATGCATTAATATTTAAAATCGCATGATAATATAACATGATGATGGTACATCGAATGCAATCTACTGTTACATTAAATGCAATCTACTGTATATGTAGCGTCTAGCACGTTGCACCCATTTTCACCTTTATAATATATCTCACCCCACTCCAAAAAAATATAGTTTCCTAATATATTAAAGTAAGGAAGGTGGGAACTATTAAAGCAAACAAGGATGAAACATATTGATTCAATATCTCAAATCAAATATCGTACAAAATGGCTAATTATGATTAAgtcaaatctgatcagttttgaaGAATACCAATTTACTCTAAAAAGATGATTTTATCTGAAAACGTataaaacacggaaaatgtagAAAATTTCGGGACCTTTTCAGGATGGTAAGGCTCGTAATATTTGAACGAATATTTAATTTACTATGAATTTTAGAAGTTACTGCATATCACCTTGAATCATACAATGAGATTACAAAAAAATGCAGATTTTGACATATTTATAAGTAGATTTTGGAAAAACACAATGAAGAAAGATTGCAGATAATCAAAAAACCTTTACAATGAGTATAAGTTCAATAAATTCCCATGGATAATGAATCAGATACAAATTATACAAGAATCAGGCACATAATAAGCACATAAAGATCATATTATTGCAAGCGAAATAAAGTAAACTAAAATATAGTGTACTTACTTGATGGACAAACTGAAATAATAAAAGTTTCGTAGAATCCTTCTTCTTCTTGGATTTTCAACACCTATTTACACTTTGATGATCTTCTTTCAACACTTAAGTAAAACTGATCTCCTTATTTTATAAGTAAatcgtgctgataacgtgttataaattatatatataagaaaGATTTAGAGAGATCTACATAATGAAAGAGATTATCTCATCCTTCTATCTCGTAAACAAAGTACAAGTAAGCACTATATAGGCCAATAGAATGGATGTTATAAGGAAAATGGAGAGTCAAATGTTGCTGGTAATTAGGATAATCATATAAAAGGTTAAGAGTCATCTATTAATACATAAATACATAACAGTTGATAAATTATAAATCGGTATCTGATCAATTGATTAgtatttctgatttttaaaatatgtaATAATGATTACATGCTTAATAAAATGAATACATGCTTAACAAATGTATCTGAGCTAATTACATATGTTAATGTTTGGAACTAGTTAACTTCCGTTAAAAGAACCTTAATATATAGTTAGGACTAATATTGGACGTACATGGACTACACGTACGCGGAGCAAAGCAAGAAACAATAATTAGAATAGGACGATCTGCTCATTGATATCAGGCTCCACAGCTTATGCTTCAGTTCAAAGATGTAACAACATGAAGCATAACATACACAGCCGAATGACAGAATGCATATATATAACTACATATCCTAATCCTACTAGCGTCGCCTTATCTGGAAGAATTGGTGGATCCAACTGTTTTGCAGCACCACATCCTAGCGCCGATACCTCAAACGATTACGAAGAAGATCTGGCCTCTAGCTACTTAATTAACTTGATTAACTAAAAGGAAATACAATATTTGAAAATAAGTAATAAGTACAGATGAGAATACTCATCTTTATTTTATATCTGCAAAATAACAACGAATTAGTGGCCGTCGTCTATGGCAGCCAGAAACACTACGTAGCCTCCTCCAGAATTCAGACATGGCTGCTATACCCTTATTAAATGCGTAAATATGTGATCAATTCATAACGAAATTTAGTTATGATTGCTGAAAGTAATTATCAATTCCACCTGATGTCGAAGAGTCATTAGCATGCAGCATAGGGTGCATGAGCGAGTGGACATTACCAAACAGGAAATCATCTCCACCAGTATAGATACTTAGATCCTGTGACTCAAAGTATGTCTGAATATCCCCCGGAAAGTTGCATGTTCCAGAAGGTTCAGAATCCGAAGATGTCAATGGATGCTCAGCTGCTATAGTCATTTCCAGCATCTCCCTAAACTTTGATGACTGTAACAAGAGTCCGAGGGCTGATGTGGCATTAGCTGGTGGTGGGGGAGGAGTTTGTAGTGCCAACAGATCATCATTTGCAGCACTAGTTAAAGCTGGTTGTGTTGGTTGTTGGTGGTGAAAGAAGTTTGTTTCAACGATATTGGTATGATCATGATCATCTTGAATTAGGTTAGGTAAAGTCATGTTCGGAGTTTCAACTTTAAGGGATGGCAGATCCTCATCCACGGGTGCTGTGGAGGTAGAATTATTACCATCGGGTCTTAGCCATTTTATGTAACGACTGAGGTCAAAATTTGTAACTGCATTCAATCCGCGATACTCAATTGCAGCCATATCATATGCAACTGCTGCCTCCTCTTGGGTAGCTGTAAGAATATAGAAATTACTTTTATATTACGCCATGTTGGATACTTGTTGCTAGAAGTTACAGAGAAAAGTCAAGCAGTACTAGCTCATCAATTTAGGgttcatttcagatattttgatTAGTCAGGTTTAAACAGATCAACAATTTGCAAGCTGTCACATCGACATGATTGTATCCAACCACATATCATTTTCCAAGTGCCATACAAAACCTACACTTTGGTCGACCTTTTATGTGATTATGCAATAAATATTCATATATATTTGCGCTAGCCATCAAAAATTGCAAAccattaaaataaaaaaatataatacaaTAGTTACTACTTTGTTTTTAAATTGGTTCTTGACATAGCCTTTCGCAGGTATATATGGATGTCTACCTATACAGAAATTGACCATTAACAATAAGATTAACTCGTACAGAACAGTCATGCTTATCTTTAGCACACTTACATTGACATGTATATCATGCTTTAAACGAAAGGCTAAACAGAAGTTAAGTTTGAGGTAAAAAAGGAGATTCAGATATTTACCGTAAGTTCCAAGGTAGAGATATTTGTTTCCGAAGACTCTGCCTATGCGAGCTTCCCATCTTCCATTGTGATGATGCCTGCTCATTACATTTAGGTTCTTATTTACGCTACTGAAATTAGTTTAAACGTGTACGAATTGTATGTTCTTTGTAGGAAGCTAAATTATTTTGTACCTTGCAACTCCTCTGTATTTCGAGACTCCCCGAGAAAATCCACTACTTTTCCTGCAATATAAATTTGTGGTATGTTCAGGTTTAAGTTTAACTAGATTCTTAGTATCCTAATTATTTTGAATGAAAACAAGATTGGCAAGAGTGAGCCAGTCATGTACCTTCTCAATGATCCAATATATTCTTCTCTAGATTGAGCTTCCATATCCTTCAATTCCTTTTGGTAGGTCATCAACTGTACATGCAATCATCCGAGAGCCTTTATACGATTAGTTATGCACAGAACTTCAATGAAAACTGTGCTGTTATAGGGAGAAATTCGTAAAGAACAACgaatatgtatattatatataggAGTATATAGGTAGTAGCTACCGGAAAGTTAAGTATGGTTTCGTGTCCCCAGTACTTGAGCGCCGCCAGGTCATAGGAATGTGCTGCTGCTACTTCATCATCATATGCACCTAAATACCCAATCACATAATTAAAAATGAGAATATAAATtgaaatacaaaataaattattCATTGAATTTGAACATATATGTGCGTACACTTACCAAGATAAACTGCACGTCCATAAGGGTTTCACAGAGCAAGGATCAACCAATGTACAGGAGCATCAGAAATATATAAAGAGGATTAATATAACTCTAGAAATAAACATGTAAtttgaagaaagaaaagaagacGACGTAACGCTGAGAATTTAACAATAAATTACCTTGTCTGCCTTTCTTGTTTTGAGATTCATTCCAGCAATTTTTATCCCACAAATGAGCTTCATATCTCCCTGTCCATCGATGCCTGATCATACACATTCAACATATATACAAGCATTCTTATTAATATATAATCGGTATCAAAATAAATGAAGAAGATTAACAACttatcaacatatatatataaatatttaccTAGTGACACCGCGGTAGATTGAGCTACGCTGAGGAGGAGAGTCTCTAGGAACAGTTTTTCGGGTACGTTTCACCTTAACAACAGAATGAATACCATTATTATTAGTACTATTACTCTTAAACACAGTGCTCCTCTGGTTTTGTTGCGATAACTTGGCCATGTAAAGGTAGGAGCTAGTGCAGTGTGAAATATGACTGAGTCTTCCAATGAAGGGGTTTATAAAGGAGAAAATATTAAAGAGGGAGAATGTGCTGTCAATAGTAATATTGAAGAGGCAGGGTATGTATAGCCGGCAGCAGGATATGAATTCAGGATTTTAGTGGACGTCCTGAACAGGCCCTCTTATGGTTTTTTCTCTCTTGGCCTTATTATTACACTCGTTTTCTGCTGTTAAAATTCTTTACAAACAATTATAATTGGTTAACCATACCCTACCTACAATACTCCATTGTCGAACTGTTATTTTACAGCTAACTATATTTTACAATGTTTTTGGAAGTTACTTGGACTTTATTAGTTTATCTGTACGTTCTGGAGCACCTTGATTAAACTCGTGAACTTTTGCTACAAGTTTAGAACTGATCGAGTTTCGATATCCAAcaatttgattaaattatttcaaattAAA is a genomic window containing:
- the LOC141710782 gene encoding AP2-like ethylene-responsive transcription factor At1g16060; translated protein: MAKLSQQNQRSTVFKSNSTNNNGIHSVVKVKRTRKTVPRDSPPQRSSIYRGVTRHRWTGRYEAHLWDKNCWNESQNKKGRQVYLGAYDDEVAAAHSYDLAALKYWGHETILNFPLMTYQKELKDMEAQSREEYIGSLRRKSSGFSRGVSKYRGVARHHHNGRWEARIGRVFGNKYLYLGTYATQEEAAVAYDMAAIEYRGLNAVTNFDLSRYIKWLRPDGNNSTSTAPVDEDLPSLKVETPNMTLPNLIQDDHDHTNIVETNFFHHQQPTQPALTSAANDDLLALQTPPPPPANATSALGLLLQSSKFREMLEMTIAAEHPLTSSDSEPSGTCNFPGDIQTYFESQDLSIYTGGDDFLFGNVHSLMHPMLHANDSSTSGGIDNYFQQS